The genome window TACCATATTGTGAATAGAACTCTTCTACACTAATGATTCGTTTCCCTCTGTTTAACTTCGTTGAACGTATCAAGTCAAGCAGCATATATTTTTCATGACTTTTCAATGCATAGAATTCTTTCGTCCGAAAAATAGCCAGATTCATATTAATATAATCCGGCTGATCTTGTTTAGAGAACCCCTCATTGTCTAATACAGTAATATCAAAATCCCCTTTCATTTCCTGACTGCTTGAGATTAACTTTTGCTTCTGCAAAGAATCTAATGCATTATAAAAAGTCTGTTTACTTGTAAAACCAAGTTCTTTCATGAATTCTTTATAATATGCACCAATGACTTTCCCGCATTCATCCTGATAGCGCACTAGGAGTAGAAAGATATTCATTTCCATTTTGCTTAATCTATTTAATTTTAATAGCGTATGATAGCATAATTGCATGAAGTTCTTCCTCCTGTTATCTTCTGTTGTACCGAAATTCGGTACATTTTATATGTATTCTTTTGATATACCGGAGAGCGGAGAACTCCCCGGTATCCAAAAACATACATTGCACACATAATCTATGTATGCAGACTGTCTTGTGCCTTCGCGGACAACAGACTTCTCTTCATAATTTGAGAATCTGCAAGACAGTGACCAAATTTACCACTCCATCTCCATAATATCAAGCAGATTATACAGTTCTTTTACTGTTTTATTGTCTTTTTCTTTTGGGTATGCATCCACATACTTCTCCATTACTCGTATCATCTCGCCTACCTCTGCCCTGCTCTCAAACTGAATTTTATCCATTTCTTTTTTCATACCGTCTCCTGCCTTTCTCATATATGACCAAATTACTTTTTATCTCTATTTTGAATTTCGTTCAGTAAATCTGCCGCAAAAAGTAATCCAACAATTAATAAACCAAATTCTATCGCTAAACTCCAGATTTGATCAGAAAAATATTTTTCAAGAATCTGGATGATCCCAATAATCATCAGAAATCTCACTAATTTTATTAATAGTTCTTGATATCTCTTCATCTTTTCTATTCCTCACATACTTCCAACCATAACATGCAAAAACCTTTTTTTAATGCGCGCTCTGTATCTGCTGAAATTTTGTTAATAATTTTTACACTTCTCTCTTCTCCATGACACTGTAATTTCACAGTACTCCCCAAACACAAAACTGCCTGATCTTTTGTAAACAAATAGGAATGTTGTCCGGAGATTATTTTCTGATAAACCGGAGATTCTAATTCTAACAAAAGAATTTCTGAAATCACTTTTTCTTCCGGAACTCCCGTTTGCTCTTCTGCTTTATGTTCAAATATCTGCTGTTCTTGCTTATATTTTTTTATTTCTACATCCGTCAGAATCCCTTGTTCCAATAGCTGCTCTTGCGTCTCTTCCGGTAGACTAGCAAGTGTAACAGCTGCGCTCTTTTTGATCGTCCCATGCTTAAATGCTTCCATTGCTTTATCACTTAGATTTTTTGAAATTTTCTGGTATTCTCCAACTGTTGTTTTTTTCATTTGAAACTGCTTTGCAAGACGGTCAACCATCCTTCCTCTTTGCATGTCCGGAAATTCTTCTGGATAGTGTTTCAAAAGATACTGCATCCGCTCTAACTTATGCATTGTTTCATATGGTGTTTCTTCATGATGACCATTACTGCTGTAAACTTCAAACTCTGCTTTTACATCACTAATATTTTTTTCAATGCACGGCAAAAACTCAAATTGTTTTTTTCCACGTTGTTCTACAAGCAGCTTACATGCTGCTGTTCGCTTATGACCTGCAATAATTTCATACTCATCTGTATCTGTTTTCCGTACAAGTATATCCTGCAATACTTCACCGCTTGCTTCGATTAGATCTGCTAATGCCTGAATTTCTTCCTCATCTTTTGCCTCACAATACTGATCCTTATTCGTTTTTAATTTTGTATAATGAATCCATTTTGTAATCCGCTTCGGATGAACTTCTTTTCTTACATCTTCTTTTTGAAATACATTGGAAATCTTAGCCATGCTCTTACCCCCATTCTGCAATCAATTCTTTCGCAAGTTCAAGAAAATCTTCTGCAACGGTGCTGTGCTTTCTGTGTCGCAAGACAGGCTTATATTGTAACAATGCATTATCCACAACAGCTGAACGGCTAATACAAGTATCAAGTATCGGATACATATGTTTTTCTAGTAAATCCTGCATGGTACTGCGTTGTGCTTTTGTATTTGCCACCATATTGGCACAGATTTTCCATTTAAAATGATCTGTATTCTCTATAAAATTTTCATAAACATGCTCTACAAGAGCTAAATTATCACGGCAGTAATTATCAAATTTGATTGGTGTCAGCAACAAATCTGCAACTTCCACAGCATTTTGTGTTAAAATATCGAATACAGGGCGCGTATCAATAATACAATAATCATACACTTTCTTTAACTTTTGAAATGCCTTACTAAGTGATGATTGATCACAGCAAGTAAGCTCTGCATCTCCACGAATCACATCAATCTTCTGATATTTTGTGCGATAAATAACCTGATTGATCCGCTCCGGTACATGTAATAAATCTTGCACCGTATAACCACTCTGAGAAACTTTTGCAAAATATCTTGTACAATTACACTGTGGATCTAAATCAATAACCAATACCTTGTTTCCTAAAATTGACAGACTGTAAGCAAGGTTTACTGTTACAGTCGTCTTCCCTACGCCACCTTTTAAATTTCCAACGACGATTGTTTTCATGCTACTTCTCCTTTTTGTACCGAATTTCGGTACGTTTGTATGTTTTTGGTTTTTTATAAAAATGTTACTTTGACTTTGTACCGAATTTCGGTACAAAACATGTTTCTTAATCAAACATGGATAACTGTTCATATCCGTGCCTTTTTGTTTGCGACTTCTTTTTTCTAACTTGCTGCTCTGAATAATGTAAAATCTGTGCATTTGTAAGATGACTTTCATATAATAGCTGTATCTGCTCAATCGCATATTTACGCTTAGATTCAAAAATACGATGATTTAATCCAGACTCTTGTTCTACTGCCTTATAAGGAAGCTTTTGCACATAGAGCCGATCTAGTATATCGTACTCTAATCCCTGTAATGCTTGAAAGCATATGTAAAGCCGATTGACTCCTTCTGCTAATGTAGATAAAATTGACATTTCATCTGCCAGATCTTGTTCTTTTTCCTTGATCAGTTGCTGATATCTGATGTAAACATCCGCTAATTCTGCATTATGCAAATCACGTTTTGCAAAAGAAGCTACCTCTATCAACTGATCATTTGTTTCCTCCGCAAGTTTTCGAATATCTATAATTCTCCTATGAATCTGCTTTACCAGTTCACGATGATGTTTCAAAATTTCCTTTATCTTTTGATCATTTATCCGCATGGTTTGATCCTGTTCTGAAATCTGAAACGTCATATTTTCGTTATCCATGTGTTCTTTATCAATTAACTGATATGTTTCATGTTCCATAATTCACTCCCTATTCCAGAAATTCGAAACACAATCTTTACATTTTATTTTTTATCCTTTACAATATAGTTGTAATGAATATAAAATTATTGTTAAGAGAGACGCTCCATTCGTGGGCGTTTTTCTTATTCATCCCTCCTTTTAAAAGCCTACGCCCGTTTTCTTCTGAGTTCTTCTTTTAATTCAGGAAAATATTTTTCTACTCGTTCTATCGGCATTTCTGCAGCTCGCGCAATCTCATATTCACTTGCCTCTGGTTTCAACCTGATACAACACCGTATAATTTTACGATAAACATCTTGTCGATTTCTCCTTGACTCTTCTATTGTACTTTTGATATGATTTTTCTTTTTCAATAACATATCTTTTTCTGCCGCATCAGCAGTATACTGTCCAGCTGGAAGTCTTTTTAATTCACGCCCTACAGATGTAGCTGTTTTTTCTAATGTAAATGCAATTTCAGTTGTAGTAGCTCCAGATTTGTACATTTTTTCAATAATTTTCCGATCTTCAAATGTAAAGTGCTTATATGACATATATGCCTCCTTTCCTTATATTTACTGGTTTTTTTGCAACTAAAAAAAGTGTACAAAGAACAATTAACTTGTTCTTTATACACTTACTTTACACTTTATGTTGCAGCTCAGCCCACCGGCTGAACTGTAACCTTTTTATCTTTTTGAATTCTCTTCCAGAATCAAGTGCGCCTTCCCCTTGATTCTCTGAAGCGCATTGTCAATCGCTTTCGGACTCTTATCCATCAAGTCAGCGATTTTCAAATAATCCATTCCCAGCAAATGAAGGTACAATACGCGATTTTCCAGCTTGCTGAGCCTGTTTTTTAGTTCCTCTTCGAAGGCATTGGCATACTCATTGCCAAGCAGAAGTTCCTCCGGATTACTGTCCGCTCCCGCCTCAATAGTCTCAGCCAGCGGCACTCCCTCCCCCTTGTCACTCCCTTCCGCATAAGAATAAATCGACACATAAGAATTTAGAGGAATGTGCTTCTTCCTCTGCGCCGCTTTGATGGCGCTATACATCTGTCTCGACACGCACAGCTGTGCAAAGCTCTGAAAAGACGCTCCGGCCTCCCCGTCATAGTCCTGCACCGCCTTGAACAGCCCGATCATGCCCTCCTGGATCAGATCGTCATTCTCGCCGCCCAGCAAATACATCGCTTTTGCCTTCTGGCGCACCATTCCTTTATACTTCTCCATCAGATAATCGGTGATCGGCTTCTCCCCGTCACGCAGCCTTACGATCAACTGTTCATCCGTCATTGCTTCATAATTCACGCTCACGGTCCACACTCCTAGCTAAGTCTCTGCCGGACAATCTCATAGGCAAGCACTCCTGCTGCCACAGACGCATTCAGTGAATCTATATCTCCCTTCATAGGAATAGAGGCCGTCATGTCACAGGTCTCTCTGACAAGGCGGCCCACGCCTTCGCCCTCATTTCCGATTACCAGCCCAATTGGGCCTTTCAGATTTACACGATACATCACGTCTCCATCCATATCCGCACAGACGAACCAAAGTCCCTTTGCTTTCAGTTTCTCCATCGTCTTCACCAGATTGGTGACCTTAGCCACCGGAGTATAATTCAGCGCCCCCGCCGATGTCTTTGCGACCGTCGCCGTCAGCCCGGCCGCGCGGCGTTTGGGTATGATCACGCCATGCGCTCCCGCAAGGTTCGCTGTACGGATGATCGCTCCCAGATTATGCGGGTCCTCAATATTATCCAGCAGAATCAGGAACGGATCCTCCCCTTTCTTTCTGGCCAGCTCCAGCATATCCTCCACCTGCGCGTACTCATATGCTGCCGCCACTGCGATCACACCCTGATGCTTCCCCGACTGGGAAATCTGATTCAACCGTTCTTTTGTCACAAACTGCAAAATCGTATCATGCTTTTTTGCCTCACGCACAATGGTGCGTACAGGGCCGTCCTGACAACCGTCCAGAACATACAATTTATCGATCGGCCTCCCCGAACGGAATGCTTCGATCACCGCGTTTCTTCCCTCAATCTGCTGGCACGACTCCTGCTCCCTGTCAAACGCTTCCGCTTTGTTTTCCTGCCTGTTTTCCCTGCTCATCTTTTTTCCCAATCTTTCTATATTCTTGTCCTGTTTTTTTCATCGCCACAGCATTTCCCGCACATTCCCGCCAAACGCTATGCCTCTTCTTTTTCTTCCAAATGCTTTAACCCGATTGCCACCAGTTCCAGGATCCTCTCCCAGTCATTTTTCAGGTACAGCCACCCAATCAGGGCCTCAAAGCCGGTAGCCCGGCGATAGTCTGTCAGAGTCTGATGCTTTGCCGGGGAGACGGATTTGGCGTTCCTTCCCCTCTTATACACAGCATGCTCTTCCTCCGTCAGGAGCGGCTGCAATACGCGCATCATCTCCGACTGGGAGCTGGCCTGAACGATACTGCTGGTCTCCTGATGGAGCTTTTTCACCTGCTTATTTCCTCTGCTCACCACCAATGTGCGAATCAGCAGATCGAACACACTATCCCCGATATATGCGAAAGCAAGAGGTGAATAGTTCTGAATATCCACCTCTTCCATGTCCAGGAATTCCCGCATATAAGGTATATCAAATCCTATGCTTTTTTCCATTGTACTCCTTCTCTCGTATCCTTGAGAATGATTCCCTTTGCCAGAAGCTCGTCACGGATCGCATCCGCTTTTGCGAAATCCTTTGCTTTCCTTGCCGCCTGTCTCTCCTCGATCAATCGCTCGATCTCGGCATCCAGCATCTCCTCCTGCTTATTCACGATCAGGCCCAGAACGTCCGAAAGTGTCACAATCTGGTCCATCAGACTCTGCAGATACTCCCGTGAGCTTTCAGAAGAAGCCGTGGTGTTGGCGTATTTTACCAGTTCAAAGATTGCCGCGACCGCATCGGCCGTATTGAAATCATCCTCCATGGAAGACTCAAACTCATCTACATATTCTTTTGTCTTTGCAAATGCTTCCTTCTCCGCATCCGTCATCGCCTCTGTCTTTACTGCGCCCAGCAGGTGCTTCAGATTATCCACCGCATTTACGATCCTCTCCAGGCCGTTCTTCGACGCCTCCATCAAATCGGCGCTGAAATTCAGCGGACTCCTGTAGTGCGCGCTGAGCATGAAGAACCGAAGCACCTGAAGATCATACTGCTCGCTGATCTCACGCACGGTGCGGAAATTCCCCAGAGATTTTGACATCTTATGGTTATCAATATTTAAAAATGCATTGTGCATCCAATATTTTGCAAACTCCTTGCCATTTGCCGCCTCGCTCTGGGCAATCTCATTTTCATGATGCGGGAATACCAGATCCTCTCCGCCCGCATGGATGTCGATCTGCTCTCCCAGATATTTTCGGGACATCACAGAACACTCAATATGCCAGCCCGGACGCCCGTCGCACCAGGGAGACTCCCATGCCGGCTCGCCTTCTTTTTTGGGTTTCCAGAGAACGAAATCCAACGGATCTTCCTTCTCATCTTCTCCGGTAACCAAAAGGGAACGATTTCCCGAACGCAAATCATCCAGATTCTTGTGTGAAAGTTTTCCATACTGTTCAAATCTTCTGGTGCGGAAATATACCGTACCGTTCTTCTCATACGCATAGCCCTTGTCGATCAGGGTTTGAATCATCTCGATCATACCGCAGATTTCCTCTGTGGCAAGCGGATGCACCGTCGCCGGCTTTACATTCATGCCCGCCATATCCTTTTTGCACTCCGCAATATATTTCTGCGATATTTCCTGGGCGGATACGCCTTCCTCGATCGCCCTCTTGATGATCTTATCATCTACGTCCGTGAAATTGGAAACAAAATTCACTTCATAGCCTTTATACTCAAAATAACGGCGCACCGTATCGAACACGATCATCGGTCTTGCATTTCCAATATGAATAAAATTATAGACGGTAGGTCCGCAGACATACATTTTGACCTTGCCTTCCTCTAATGGAATAAACTCTTCTTTTTTCTTTGACAGTGTGTTAAATACTTTCATGTGTCTCTCCTTCTTTCATTTGATTCAATGTATTTTCCAATTCATCCAACTTTTTCTTAAGTCTCAGATTATCCGAACGCAGCTCTCTGATATCGCCCAGCACCGGATCGGGCAGATGCACCTGATCCATATCGGAACGGGGAATTTTCTGATCTCCCATGCGGACCACACGCCCCGGAACGCCCACCACAGTACAGTTCGGAGGTACCTCTTCGATCACCACAGATCCCGCGCCAATCTTGGAATTTCTTCCAACGGTAAAGGAACCGATCACTTTCGCCCCGGCACTGACCATGACGTTATCCTCCAAAGTCGGGTGACGCTTCCCTTTCTCCTTGCCGGTTCCGCCTAACGTCACTCCCTGATAGAGCGTGACATTATTTCCCAAAATGGCCGTCTCCCCTATGATCACGCCGCTGCCATGATCGATGAACAGACCTTTCCCGATCTGCGCACCGGGGTGAATCTCGATCCCGGTCTTTCTGGCTGCTCTCTGGGAAATCCAGCGGGCCAGAAAATAATGTTTCTTCTTATATAATCTATGCGCGACCCTATAATGCAGGATTACTTTGAAACTGGGATAAAGCAGCACTTCCATGTTGGACTTGATCGCAGGATCCCGTTCCCTGATTACTGCTATTTCTTCCTTAATATAAGAAATCATTCCCATAAATCTCTCTCCTTCCAAAATGCTACCGATATATTTGTATGCGAAATTTGAGAATTTGTCAATCTTTCCTATACGATTTCATTCAAAAATACACCTTTTAGAGGAATAAGCTTACGAATCTCGCTCTTAAACTCTTCGGAAAATACTTCCTTCTCTTCCTCCTCAATCTTCGCAATACTCTTATAACCGAAGAGAATACTGGTCAGCGCTTCCACGCTGATTCTCTGAATATCTTCGTATTTCCCTCTGATATTCGGCCGGGTCCGCACTACCAAATGCTCACTGTTGCCCCGGATTCCAAACAATTTATTATTCTCCCGGATAATCGGATCTACAAGGACGAACATCACTTCCATCTCTTCATGGCAGACCATACATTCCAGTATACTCTCCACATGAAGCAGCCTCGCCATGATCATCGGTTTTTTCTTTCTCTTTTTGGTGAGCACAAGTCCGGCTTCTTCAAAAACCGCCTCGTCTCCCTTTTCAACCAGAGGCTCTCTTACGGAAAATCCCGCCTCCTCGTCATACAGGACTGCGCCTCTGATCTCGCCGTTTCTTACCGCCAGAAGAATACCGCCCTCCTGGCTCTTCTGCTCCTCCAGGAGCCGTTCATAATACTGCCAGTCTCTTTTTGCATACACCTGGTAACGTTCATTTAAAATCTTAGAGGCAAACCTTGCAATCTGTTTGCAGTCGGAGGGAAGCGCCGTTCGTGGCATAGCCTTACGTCCTTCGGTATTTGCCGGGCAGGTCAGCCTCTCAATCGAGACCTCCTCTTTACCTTCCACAGATGCCTTCCACTGCTCTGCCGCATAGATAAACCGAAATCCATGCGGATAATAGATGCTCTCCGCTGCCGGCATCAAATAGGCAAACGGCAGATTCTTCGCGTACATATCCCGCAGTGATTTTCTTAAAAGCTCCGTCATGAACCCTTTTTTCCGATAAAGGATATCCGTGCCGACCGCCACGATATAACGCGCTTCCGCCTCCTTCCTGCCGATCCGCAGCCAGTAGGGATTTAAGTGCAGCATGGAGCGGATATCCCCTTCTGCCTCGATCACATAGATCTCATTCTCATCGGTTTTAAACGTATAGTAATAGTCCAGAAATTCAGATGTATCTTCATCAAATACTTTATGCCAAAG of Roseburia hominis contains these proteins:
- a CDS encoding ParB N-terminal domain-containing protein, whose product is MAKISNVFQKEDVRKEVHPKRITKWIHYTKLKTNKDQYCEAKDEEEIQALADLIEASGEVLQDILVRKTDTDEYEIIAGHKRTAACKLLVEQRGKKQFEFLPCIEKNISDVKAEFEVYSSNGHHEETPYETMHKLERMQYLLKHYPEEFPDMQRGRMVDRLAKQFQMKKTTVGEYQKISKNLSDKAMEAFKHGTIKKSAAVTLASLPEETQEQLLEQGILTDVEIKKYKQEQQIFEHKAEEQTGVPEEKVISEILLLELESPVYQKIISGQHSYLFTKDQAVLCLGSTVKLQCHGEERSVKIINKISADTERALKKGFCMLWLEVCEE
- a CDS encoding ParA family protein, with translation MKTIVVGNLKGGVGKTTVTVNLAYSLSILGNKVLVIDLDPQCNCTRYFAKVSQSGYTVQDLLHVPERINQVIYRTKYQKIDVIRGDAELTCCDQSSLSKAFQKLKKVYDYCIIDTRPVFDILTQNAVEVADLLLTPIKFDNYCRDNLALVEHVYENFIENTDHFKWKICANMVANTKAQRSTMQDLLEKHMYPILDTCISRSAVVDNALLQYKPVLRHRKHSTVAEDFLELAKELIAEWG
- a CDS encoding helix-turn-helix domain-containing protein, coding for MSYKHFTFEDRKIIEKMYKSGATTTEIAFTLEKTATSVGRELKRLPAGQYTADAAEKDMLLKKKNHIKSTIEESRRNRQDVYRKIIRCCIRLKPEASEYEIARAAEMPIERVEKYFPELKEELRRKRA
- a CDS encoding sigma-70 family RNA polymerase sigma factor, with amino-acid sequence MTDEQLIVRLRDGEKPITDYLMEKYKGMVRQKAKAMYLLGGENDDLIQEGMIGLFKAVQDYDGEAGASFQSFAQLCVSRQMYSAIKAAQRKKHIPLNSYVSIYSYAEGSDKGEGVPLAETIEAGADSNPEELLLGNEYANAFEEELKNRLSKLENRVLYLHLLGMDYLKIADLMDKSPKAIDNALQRIKGKAHLILEENSKR
- the rlmB gene encoding 23S rRNA (guanosine(2251)-2'-O)-methyltransferase RlmB, whose amino-acid sequence is MSRENRQENKAEAFDREQESCQQIEGRNAVIEAFRSGRPIDKLYVLDGCQDGPVRTIVREAKKHDTILQFVTKERLNQISQSGKHQGVIAVAAAYEYAQVEDMLELARKKGEDPFLILLDNIEDPHNLGAIIRTANLAGAHGVIIPKRRAAGLTATVAKTSAGALNYTPVAKVTNLVKTMEKLKAKGLWFVCADMDGDVMYRVNLKGPIGLVIGNEGEGVGRLVRETCDMTASIPMKGDIDSLNASVAAGVLAYEIVRQRLS
- a CDS encoding ribonuclease III domain-containing protein, giving the protein MEKSIGFDIPYMREFLDMEEVDIQNYSPLAFAYIGDSVFDLLIRTLVVSRGNKQVKKLHQETSSIVQASSQSEMMRVLQPLLTEEEHAVYKRGRNAKSVSPAKHQTLTDYRRATGFEALIGWLYLKNDWERILELVAIGLKHLEEKEEA
- the cysS gene encoding cysteine--tRNA ligase, whose translation is MKVFNTLSKKKEEFIPLEEGKVKMYVCGPTVYNFIHIGNARPMIVFDTVRRYFEYKGYEVNFVSNFTDVDDKIIKRAIEEGVSAQEISQKYIAECKKDMAGMNVKPATVHPLATEEICGMIEMIQTLIDKGYAYEKNGTVYFRTRRFEQYGKLSHKNLDDLRSGNRSLLVTGEDEKEDPLDFVLWKPKKEGEPAWESPWCDGRPGWHIECSVMSRKYLGEQIDIHAGGEDLVFPHHENEIAQSEAANGKEFAKYWMHNAFLNIDNHKMSKSLGNFRTVREISEQYDLQVLRFFMLSAHYRSPLNFSADLMEASKNGLERIVNAVDNLKHLLGAVKTEAMTDAEKEAFAKTKEYVDEFESSMEDDFNTADAVAAIFELVKYANTTASSESSREYLQSLMDQIVTLSDVLGLIVNKQEEMLDAEIERLIEERQAARKAKDFAKADAIRDELLAKGIILKDTREGVQWKKA
- the epsC gene encoding serine O-acetyltransferase EpsC, producing the protein MGMISYIKEEIAVIRERDPAIKSNMEVLLYPSFKVILHYRVAHRLYKKKHYFLARWISQRAARKTGIEIHPGAQIGKGLFIDHGSGVIIGETAILGNNVTLYQGVTLGGTGKEKGKRHPTLEDNVMVSAGAKVIGSFTVGRNSKIGAGSVVIEEVPPNCTVVGVPGRVVRMGDQKIPRSDMDQVHLPDPVLGDIRELRSDNLRLKKKLDELENTLNQMKEGETHESI
- a CDS encoding GNAT family N-acetyltransferase; the encoded protein is MILRRLKTEEHARTRTLWHKVFDEDTSEFLDYYYTFKTDENEIYVIEAEGDIRSMLHLNPYWLRIGRKEAEARYIVAVGTDILYRKKGFMTELLRKSLRDMYAKNLPFAYLMPAAESIYYPHGFRFIYAAEQWKASVEGKEEVSIERLTCPANTEGRKAMPRTALPSDCKQIARFASKILNERYQVYAKRDWQYYERLLEEQKSQEGGILLAVRNGEIRGAVLYDEEAGFSVREPLVEKGDEAVFEEAGLVLTKKRKKKPMIMARLLHVESILECMVCHEEMEVMFVLVDPIIRENNKLFGIRGNSEHLVVRTRPNIRGKYEDIQRISVEALTSILFGYKSIAKIEEEEKEVFSEEFKSEIRKLIPLKGVFLNEIV